The Rhodopseudomonas julia DNA segment TGAGCGGGTGCTTGATCAGAGAGCGCAGCACCTGCGGCGGCACCGTCACCACATCAGCGCCGATCATCGCCGCCTGCTTCACATGGTTGGGCGTGCGCACGGAGGCCGCGAGGATCTCCGTCTCGAAGTTCGGATAATTGTCGTAGATGATGCGGATCTCTTCGATCAGCTCCATGCCGTCGAGATTGATGTCATCGAGCCTACCGATGAAGGGCGAGATGAATGCCGCGCCCGCCTTGGCCGCGAGCAGGGCCTGATTGGCGGAAAAGCACAAAGTGACGTTCACCATGCGGCCTTCGTCTGCGAAGGTGCGGCAGGCCTTGAGGCCGTCCAATGTCAGCGGCACCTTGATCGCCACATTGTCGGCGATCTCGGCGAGTTTGCGGCCCTCCTTCAGCATCGAGTCGTAATCGGTTGCGGCCACTTCGGCCGAAACCGGTCCCGATACGAGATCGCAGATCTCTGCAATGACGTCGGTGATCGGGCGCCCCGCCTTCATGATCAGCGAGGGGTTGGTGGTGACGCCGTCGAGGAGCCCGGCTTCTGCAAGCTCGCGGATCTCGGCGGTGTCGGCGGTGTCCACGAAGAATTTCATAGTGTCTGCCTCGTCGCTGCGCGTTGTCGTCGCGCGTGATAATCGTCTGCCTTCTCTAGAGCTTTCGTCCGTGCCTTTGAAGGCACGACGTGCATGCGGTGTGTGCAAGGCTTTTCGGGTGCTCGCTCGCGTGGCGAGGGGCAACCTACAGAAAGCTGATATCTAGAGCGCCATCGCGGCTGCCAAAACGGCGCCGACATAAAGCACCAGGATTCCCACTGTCTCGAAACCGACATTGGCGAAGCCGTAGCGCTCGCGGCGGATGAGGCCGAGGAGGAGCACAGCGGTCATGGCGATACCGATCAGGGCCCAGAATTGGGTCGATGGATCGATGGCGTTGTAGATGGAGCCGTCGCGATAGGCGACGTCGGCGGCGGAGAGGAACAAGACGTCGAACGTGTTGCCGCCGATGATGCCGCCAAGCGCAAGCTGCAATGCGCCCCGCCGCACGGCGGCGAGCGTGGTCACGAGTTCTGGCAGCGAGGTGACGGTCGCCGTCATCAGGGCGCCGACGACGCTGCCGCTGATGCCGGTCTTCTGGGCGATCGTCGTCCCGGTTTGCGCCACGACGTAGCCGGCGACGGCAACCACGATCACCATGCCCGCAAAGGAGAGCACCAGGTTGAGCGTAGAACGACCCTGCTCGTCTTCTTCCGGTACGTCATGACGGGTGTCGGCGGTGTCGAAGGGTTTCCACATCGGCTGATCCCGGTCCTGCCGACTGAGCCTCAGGCCGAATATGTAGATTGCGATCAGGATGATGCTCGCCGGGTGTACGCCGAAGAAGGTGATCGGCGGCAGCACTCCGGCAATCATCGGGATGCTGAGAAGAAGGATGAGCAGCGCGGATTGCGAGAGATTGGTCGGGTCGGCGGCCGCATGTTCCAGATTCGCCTTTCGATAGGTGATGTCGGCCAGAGCCAGGAATGCGGTCTGCGCGGCGATGCCGCCGAGCGAATTGGCGTAAGCGAGATCGATGTTGCCGGTGGCAGCTGCCGTGACGGAGGTCACCGTGCCTGCCGCCGATGTCGTCGCGCCCAAAAGCACCGCTCCCGCGATCGCCTCGCCGAGGCCCGTGCGGTCGGCCAGAATATCGGCGACAGAGGTGAGCTTCGTGCCGATATAGGCGATGGTGGCCGCGGCCACGATGAAGAGCCCGACCGCGAAAGACAGGGAGAGTTCTGGCAAGAAAGGATCCGCTTGGTTTGCCTAGCCAACTGAAGAGGCAATGCCCGGTTCCAAACATTGCCGGCGGAGTTCTTCATCGGCCTTACGGTCCGGGACACAGAGATTTTGCTTCGTGCTTGCGAATCGCCGCCCGGCGCGCTTGGAAGGCGCTTCGGCGAGCGGTTAGGCTCGTTGAGCGGATCCAACGAAAGCCGAGGCTCGCTTGCCAGATACGTTTCCGCTCCAGGTGCTTCTCCCCTATGCCCTGGAGCGCAGCTACACCTATCTTGCCGACCGCAAGCTCGAACCAGGAACAATCGTGGTCGTGCCGCTCGGCCCCCGCGAAGTGCTGGGCGTCGTCTGGGACGACGAGGCACCGCAGACGCTCAATGCCGCGAAACTGAAGCCGATCGAAGCGGTTCTTCCCGCGTTGCCACTGCCGCGTCCGCTCATGCGGCTGATCGATTTCGTCGCCAACTACACCTTATCGCCGCCGGGTATGGTGCTGCGCATGGCGCTGCGTGTGACGGCGGCGCTCGCCCCGGAAAAGCCGGTGCCGGCCGTACGCGTGACGGGGATGGCGCCGGAACGATCGACGGCCGCGCGCCAACGTGTTCTCGAATTGGCAGGCGACGGTCTTGCCTGGTCGAAAAGCGGTCTGGCCACAGCTGCGGGCGTATCTGCCTCGGTGGTCGACGGGCTCGTCAAACAGGGCGCGCTGGAGATGGTGCTTTTGCCGCCGCGCCCTGTCACGCGCCCTCCGATCCCCGATTTCGCCCCACCGGAGCTCTCCGACGCGCAGGCCGAGGCCGGCGCGCAATTGCGTGTGCTGGTGCGTGATGAGGCATTTTCGGTCGCCCTCATCGACGGCGTGACCGGCGCCGGCAAGACCGAGGTGTTTTTCGAGGCCGTGGCGGAGGCGTTCGAAAAGGAGCGTCAGGTCTTGATCCTCATGCCGGAAATCGCGCTGACGTCGCAGGCTCTTGAACGCTTCGCCCGTCGTTTCGGCACGCCGCCGGCTGAATGGCATTCGGAGATGTCGCCGAAATTGCGCGAACGCGTCTGGCGCGGGGTCGCCGACGGGACGGTTCGCGCCGTCGTTGGCGCGCGCTCGGCGCTCTTCCTGCCGTTTTGCGAACTCGGCCTCATCGTTGTCGATGAAGAACATGACGGCGCCTACAAGCAGGAGGAGGGCGTCATCTACCATGCGCGCGACATGGCCGTCGCCTATGGCCATCTCGCCGGTTTCCCGGTGGTGCTGTCGTCGGCGACGCCTTCGGTCGAAAGCCGCGTGAATGCACAGCGCGGGCGCTACCGGCATATCCACCTCGATCGACGCTACAGCGGCGCAGGCCTGCCCGATGTCGCCGTGGTCGATCTGCGCGAAGCCCCGCCGGAGCGTGGCCGTTCGCTGTCGCCTAAGCTGATAGAGGCTGTCCGTCAGACACTCGCGCAGGGCCATCAGGCGCTTCTCTTCCTCAATCGCCGCGGCTACGCACCCCTGACCCTCTGCCGCAATTGCGGCCACCGTTTCACCTGCCCGAATTGTTCGACCTGGCTCGTCGAACATCGGTTTCGCGGGGTGCTCGCCTGCCATCATTGCGGCCACGAAGAGAGGCGGCCGGAAACCTGTCCCGCCTGCGG contains these protein-coding regions:
- the fsa gene encoding fructose-6-phosphate aldolase; its protein translation is MKFFVDTADTAEIRELAEAGLLDGVTTNPSLIMKAGRPITDVIAEICDLVSGPVSAEVAATDYDSMLKEGRKLAEIADNVAIKVPLTLDGLKACRTFADEGRMVNVTLCFSANQALLAAKAGAAFISPFIGRLDDINLDGMELIEEIRIIYDNYPNFETEILAASVRTPNHVKQAAMIGADVVTVPPQVLRSLIKHPLTDKGLEAFLADWKKAGQSIL
- a CDS encoding sodium:calcium antiporter; its protein translation is MPELSLSFAVGLFIVAAATIAYIGTKLTSVADILADRTGLGEAIAGAVLLGATTSAAGTVTSVTAAATGNIDLAYANSLGGIAAQTAFLALADITYRKANLEHAAADPTNLSQSALLILLLSIPMIAGVLPPITFFGVHPASIILIAIYIFGLRLSRQDRDQPMWKPFDTADTRHDVPEEDEQGRSTLNLVLSFAGMVIVVAVAGYVVAQTGTTIAQKTGISGSVVGALMTATVTSLPELVTTLAAVRRGALQLALGGIIGGNTFDVLFLSAADVAYRDGSIYNAIDPSTQFWALIGIAMTAVLLLGLIRRERYGFANVGFETVGILVLYVGAVLAAAMAL
- a CDS encoding primosomal protein N' produces the protein MPDTFPLQVLLPYALERSYTYLADRKLEPGTIVVVPLGPREVLGVVWDDEAPQTLNAAKLKPIEAVLPALPLPRPLMRLIDFVANYTLSPPGMVLRMALRVTAALAPEKPVPAVRVTGMAPERSTAARQRVLELAGDGLAWSKSGLATAAGVSASVVDGLVKQGALEMVLLPPRPVTRPPIPDFAPPELSDAQAEAGAQLRVLVRDEAFSVALIDGVTGAGKTEVFFEAVAEAFEKERQVLILMPEIALTSQALERFARRFGTPPAEWHSEMSPKLRERVWRGVADGTVRAVVGARSALFLPFCELGLIVVDEEHDGAYKQEEGVIYHARDMAVAYGHLAGFPVVLSSATPSVESRVNAQRGRYRHIHLDRRYSGAGLPDVAVVDLREAPPERGRSLSPKLIEAVRQTLAQGHQALLFLNRRGYAPLTLCRNCGHRFTCPNCSTWLVEHRFRGVLACHHCGHEERRPETCPACGAEESLVACGPGVERLQEEALDLFPEARSLVLSSDLAGGVQRLRLELAAVEKGEADIIIGTQLVAKGHNFPNLTLVGVVDSDLGLAQGDPRAAERTFQLLTQVAGRAGRAGQSSRAFLQTWQPGHPVMTALAGGQPEAFFEAEVESRRRGGLPPFSRLAGIIVSGPERAAAQEHARAMARAAPREEGVELLGPAEAPLALIRGRYRFRLLARAGSSAQLHRWLRAWLAAAPKARGSLRVAVDVDPQSFL